The following coding sequences lie in one Flavobacterium cyclinae genomic window:
- a CDS encoding diphosphomevalonate/mevalonate 3,5-bisphosphate decarboxylase family protein → MLTEKDFIATSYNSIESASFEWSAPSNIALVKYWGKKENQIPANPSISFTLNNCKTITKLEVVKKSENNNFSFDLLFEGKPKEDFKPKIQKFFERIEKYCPFLKEYHFKIDTQNTFPHSSGIASSASGMAALAMNIMSLEKAINPTISDDYFYSKASFLARLGSGSACRSIKGEVVVWGTHSEINGSSDLFGVEFSEIHSNFKNYQDTILLVDKGEKQVSSTVGHDLMHNHPYAERRFAQAHENLSQIKSILSSGNVEEFIKIVESEALTLHAMMMTSMPYFILMKPNTLEIINKIWKFRNETQIPVCFTLDAGANVHVLYPENVKQNVLQFIQDELVGYCQNGQYICDEIGNGANQLK, encoded by the coding sequence ATGCTTACCGAAAAAGATTTTATCGCAACTTCATATAATTCCATTGAATCGGCTAGTTTCGAATGGAGCGCACCAAGTAATATTGCCTTAGTGAAATATTGGGGCAAGAAAGAAAACCAAATTCCAGCTAACCCTTCTATAAGTTTTACGTTAAACAACTGTAAAACAATCACAAAATTAGAAGTAGTCAAAAAATCGGAAAACAATAATTTTTCATTTGATTTACTTTTTGAAGGAAAACCAAAAGAAGATTTTAAACCAAAAATTCAAAAATTCTTCGAAAGAATTGAAAAATATTGTCCGTTTTTAAAAGAATATCATTTTAAAATTGATACCCAAAACACCTTTCCTCATAGTTCAGGGATTGCTTCTTCAGCATCTGGAATGGCAGCTTTAGCTATGAACATCATGAGTTTAGAAAAAGCAATTAATCCAACAATTTCTGATGATTATTTCTATTCCAAAGCATCATTTTTGGCACGATTAGGAAGTGGAAGTGCGTGCAGAAGCATCAAAGGTGAAGTAGTAGTTTGGGGAACTCACTCTGAAATTAATGGAAGTTCGGATTTATTTGGTGTGGAATTTTCTGAAATTCATTCTAACTTCAAAAACTATCAAGACACGATTTTATTAGTAGATAAAGGTGAAAAACAAGTTTCGAGTACGGTTGGACACGATTTAATGCACAATCATCCGTATGCCGAAAGACGTTTTGCTCAAGCTCACGAAAATTTATCCCAAATAAAATCAATTTTGTCATCAGGAAATGTGGAAGAATTCATCAAAATTGTAGAAAGCGAAGCCTTGACTTTACATGCTATGATGATGACTTCGATGCCGTATTTTATCTTAATGAAACCCAATACATTGGAAATCATAAATAAAATTTGGAAGTTCAGAAATGAAACCCAAATTCCAGTTTGTTTTACGTTAGATGCAGGTGCAAATGTGCACGTTTTGTATCCTGAAAATGTGAAACAAAACGTATTGCAATTTATTCAAGATGAATTAGTTGGCTATTGTCAAAATGGTCAGTATATTTGCGATGAAATTGGGAATGGTGCAAATCAATTAAAATAA
- a CDS encoding TspO/MBR family protein, which translates to MNKYLKIIYCVAICLAVGYLSSNVTQSSISTWYPLIKKPSFNPPNWVFAPVWTMLFIMMGIAAGMVWNKLESNKELVKKGLLFFTVQLLLNALWSYLFFGLNNILLALIEIILLWLIIYETYYIFKQIDKRAGYLLIPYLAWVAFATILTGSIYWLNR; encoded by the coding sequence ATGAACAAATATCTTAAAATCATATACTGTGTTGCCATCTGTTTAGCGGTAGGTTATTTATCGAGCAATGTAACACAATCCAGTATTTCGACTTGGTATCCTTTAATCAAAAAACCAAGTTTCAATCCACCAAATTGGGTTTTTGCACCAGTTTGGACCATGCTTTTTATCATGATGGGAATTGCTGCAGGAATGGTTTGGAATAAGTTAGAATCGAACAAAGAATTGGTAAAAAAGGGATTGTTGTTTTTTACCGTTCAACTTCTTTTGAATGCTTTATGGTCGTATTTATTCTTTGGATTGAATAATATTTTGTTGGCGTTAATCGAAATTATTTTGCTTTGGTTAATTATTTATGAAACGTATTACATTTTCAAACAAATAGACAAAAGAGCAGGATATTTATTAATTCCGTATTTAGCTTGGGTTGCTTTCGCTACAATTTTAACAGGAAGCATTTATTGGTTGAATCGATAA